The window CTATTCGGGCACGGCGTTGACCAGGAACATCTGTCACGACCTGCAAAAACGGTGCTCTTCAGTGGTCCACAGGGGTGATGAATGGCGCTTCGGAGGGGAGGGGATCTCCCAGTCATCTCCCAGTCACCTCCCAACGGTCCGCAGGTAACAGTCGAGGCTCCTCCCCCTCCCTGTTGATCACAAAGACGGGCACCCCCTCCTTGACGCCGACCCGCAGCCGTTCCTCCGGGGACGGCATGCGGGCGGTCAGCACCTCGCCGGCCGCCAGCACGACGGTCTCCCGCTCTTGTTCGGCGCGGACGAGCGATCCACGGGAAGTTGTCACGATCAACCCCTCGGAGCGTAGGAGGGCCATAGCGCGGCGGACCGTGTCCCTGCTGAGACCGTAGCGCTGCACGTAGTCCAGCTCTGCGGGGACGCGCTGCGCCGGGGCCAGGCGGCCGCGGGAGATCTCATTGCGCACTAGGTCCGCCAGCTGCTTGTACAGGGGGCGGTCGGCCTCCGGATCGATCATGGAGAAGACCGTACGCACGTACGCAGCAGGGACCGAATGTGCGTACGAACGAACGTTGGTACGTACAACTCACTTGGGTCTTATGGGCAACCGACCTGACCTGGGAGGACCTGGATTTACCCACTCATCACCGGGGCCTACTCCCATTCCCCCTCACCGCTACCCCTTCTGATCAAGGCCATAGGGCCTAGACTGCGAGGTGGGTTAGTTCCACAGCAAAGGCCCCCTCACCGTTGGGTGAGGGGGCCTTTGCTGTGGAACTGGAGCGAGTTAGTCGAATTCGCCGGCCTTCACACCGAGCACGAACGCGTCCCACTCGTTCTTGGTGTAGGTCACCGGGGCCTCGTGAGGCCTCTTGCTGTTGCGCACCGCGCGCCCACCATCCGGCAGTTCGGCGACCTCGACACAGTTGTCGTTCGGGCCGCTGAAGCTGGACTTGCGGTAGGCGAGCGCGGACGGGGTTAGTTCCATCCTCACCTCACATCTTCAGTTGGTCTACCAGCGTTGCCAGGTACCTAACAGACTCCTCCGGAGTCTGGGAGAACGCTACCGCTTGCGTGAAGATCCGGTTGTACGCCTGGAGCTCCTCGGGCTTCTCCAGGTGGAGGGAGTCCGTCGCCGTCTCTAAGTACACCACCGACGGGTCCAGAGCTGTGCCGAAGTCCAGGATGGTGAACGGGCCTGGCATCGCCGCATGCGCGCCAATCGCGTCCGGCAGGATCTGGATCGTGATGTGCGGCTCGGCGGCAACCTCGATCAGGTGACGCAGCTGCTCAGCCATCACCTCCGGCCCACCGACCATCTTGCGGAGCGCGGCCTCGTCGATCAGCGCGTAGAACTCCGGC is drawn from Streptosporangium becharense and contains these coding sequences:
- a CDS encoding GntR family transcriptional regulator translates to MIDPEADRPLYKQLADLVRNEISRGRLAPAQRVPAELDYVQRYGLSRDTVRRAMALLRSEGLIVTTSRGSLVRAEQERETVVLAAGEVLTARMPSPEERLRVGVKEGVPVFVINREGEEPRLLPADRWEVTGR
- a CDS encoding DUF397 domain-containing protein, which produces MELTPSALAYRKSSFSGPNDNCVEVAELPDGGRAVRNSKRPHEAPVTYTKNEWDAFVLGVKAGEFD